One region of Endozoicomonas sp. Mp262 genomic DNA includes:
- a CDS encoding 2OG-Fe(II) oxygenase, with protein sequence MTMKNNIPQWGTPAPWFHGHTLYNSKFAFSSLGGRFVALVFLGDFSSPVATEFIDHVSEKCPSFSDEHVVLFAVTLKQQDQYHVQGLKAFPKQRIFYDPNGYISEQYGVIDNSKNQYHPVWLILDPTLRVYATGSILEPEQFIHQLKQLPHPAMHADNHIEPWAPVLLVPRILEPETCKKLIHYYRSGKPDPSGFMRTVNGKTTALQDPNVKRRNDITIEDSHLRDHIKHKIRTRLVPEINKAFQFNATRIERYIVASYKSQDKGFFKEHRDNTTKGTAHRRFAVSINLNSDEYEGGELWFPEYGCRKYKPPTGGAIVFSCSLMHAATPVTTGERFVVLPFLYDDAAAKIREENNKYLDQGVEAYRQDSD encoded by the coding sequence ATGACCATGAAGAATAATATACCTCAGTGGGGAACTCCCGCTCCCTGGTTCCACGGCCACACACTATATAATTCAAAGTTCGCTTTCTCCAGTCTTGGAGGGCGGTTCGTTGCACTGGTTTTCCTGGGTGATTTTTCATCACCCGTTGCTACAGAATTTATCGATCATGTGTCAGAAAAATGTCCTTCTTTTTCAGATGAACATGTTGTTTTATTTGCGGTGACATTAAAACAACAGGATCAATATCACGTTCAGGGATTAAAAGCATTTCCAAAACAAAGAATTTTTTATGACCCAAACGGCTATATTTCTGAACAATATGGTGTTATCGATAATAGCAAAAATCAGTATCACCCAGTTTGGTTGATACTAGACCCCACCTTACGAGTCTATGCAACAGGCTCAATTCTGGAACCTGAACAGTTTATCCATCAGCTTAAACAACTCCCCCATCCAGCAATGCATGCAGATAACCACATTGAACCCTGGGCACCTGTTCTGCTGGTGCCAAGAATACTGGAACCAGAAACCTGTAAAAAACTTATCCACTATTACCGGTCAGGCAAGCCAGATCCTTCCGGATTTATGCGAACAGTAAATGGTAAAACCACAGCGTTGCAAGACCCGAATGTAAAACGAAGAAACGACATTACTATCGAAGACAGTCATCTAAGGGATCATATCAAACACAAAATACGCACCAGGCTGGTGCCAGAAATAAATAAGGCCTTTCAATTTAATGCCACACGAATTGAGCGCTATATTGTCGCCAGTTACAAAAGCCAGGATAAGGGTTTTTTCAAAGAGCACCGGGATAATACAACCAAAGGTACTGCCCACAGGCGCTTTGCCGTTTCCATCAACCTGAACAGTGATGAATATGAAGGGGGAGAGCTATGGTTTCCGGAGTATGGCTGTAGAAAATACAAACCACCTACAGGCGGAGCCATAGTCTTCTCCTGCTCATTAATGCATGCTGCAACGCCTGTGACCACAGGGGAAAGGTTTGTTGTGCTCCCATTTCTTTATGATGATGCAGCGGCAAAAATACGGGAAGAAAATAATAAATACCTGGATCAGGGAGTCGAAGCCTACCGGCAAGACTCTGATTAA
- a CDS encoding IS1380 family transposase, with the protein MKLKIEQSQTEFYTPVAGLYFVGHALNKKTALSKSLRKIKKRHRITHIDLIRAYCGQLAQGKSDFDNVDNNRDNDWFRLAMGIKQMPSASRLRQRFNEDAAQLIPFIEDSLTDVLVNLQVPVTPLPKKLDKKQHIPLDIDVFPMDNSNTKKEGVEYTYKKFFGYAPIAAYFGCEGWCLGCELRPGSQHSQNDFIGFLQAVLHRSRRLTRAPILVRLDSGHDAEESRREIAGFKGVNHIIKLNPRKYHTKEHWLPIFEEKQVKWEESRPGKSYATLSTVYETNYGNQRLIIRIIKRTTDTVGQRFLTPDYELEGWWTTLSEADYSDDQIINLYEDHATSEQFHSELKTDMDLERLPSGKFDTNDLVMCLGALVYNILRYMGQSCLLGPDAPVRHKAKRRRLKTVIQELIYLAARLLKKGHQYRLRFGRYCPGFRSFHQLISQHALC; encoded by the coding sequence GTGAAACTGAAAATTGAACAATCACAGACGGAATTTTATACACCGGTCGCAGGGCTTTATTTCGTTGGTCATGCACTCAACAAAAAGACAGCGTTAAGCAAATCCCTGCGCAAAATAAAAAAAAGGCACCGTATCACTCATATCGACCTGATCAGAGCTTACTGCGGCCAACTGGCTCAGGGTAAAAGTGATTTTGATAATGTTGATAATAACCGGGATAACGACTGGTTCCGGTTGGCAATGGGCATTAAACAAATGCCTTCAGCCAGCCGCTTAAGACAGCGTTTCAATGAAGATGCCGCCCAACTGATTCCTTTCATCGAGGACAGCCTTACCGATGTCCTGGTTAATCTTCAGGTGCCCGTCACACCCCTTCCGAAAAAACTCGATAAGAAGCAGCACATACCACTGGATATCGACGTATTCCCTATGGATAACAGCAATACCAAAAAGGAGGGGGTCGAGTACACGTATAAAAAATTCTTTGGTTATGCCCCTATTGCCGCTTACTTTGGCTGCGAAGGCTGGTGCCTGGGATGTGAATTACGCCCAGGCTCTCAGCACTCCCAGAATGATTTTATTGGCTTTTTACAAGCAGTGCTGCACCGCAGCCGACGTTTGACCCGAGCGCCTATTCTGGTTCGCCTTGATAGTGGCCACGATGCTGAGGAATCGCGCCGGGAAATCGCCGGGTTCAAAGGTGTGAATCACATTATCAAGCTCAACCCAAGAAAGTATCACACCAAGGAACACTGGCTCCCCATTTTTGAAGAAAAGCAAGTCAAATGGGAGGAGTCGCGTCCAGGAAAGAGTTATGCGACACTCTCAACCGTCTATGAAACCAACTATGGTAACCAGCGTCTGATTATTCGCATTATCAAGCGTACCACTGATACTGTAGGGCAGAGATTTCTGACACCCGATTATGAGCTGGAAGGATGGTGGACAACACTCAGCGAAGCTGACTACAGCGATGATCAGATCATTAATCTTTATGAGGATCATGCGACCAGCGAGCAGTTTCACAGTGAGTTGAAGACTGATATGGATTTAGAGCGCCTGCCTTCAGGCAAGTTTGACACCAACGACCTGGTGATGTGTTTGGGTGCACTGGTCTATAACATTCTGCGCTACATGGGGCAGAGTTGCTTGCTCGGGCCAGATGCGCCGGTACGTCATAAAGCCAAACGACGCCGGTTAAAAACCGTGATACAGGAACTCATCTACCTGGCTGCCCGTCTTCTGAAAAAAGGACATCAATACCGGCTACGCTTTGGTCGTTACTGTCCTGGTTTCAGGTCTTTCCATCAATTAATAAGCCAGCATGCACTTTGTTGA